The genomic DNA aatgaaattaggCAATTAGATATTCTCACATGTACATTAcaggacaaaaagaaagacaaaatggaaaaggaatggaGGCAAATCGTGAGGTATTGGGAAAAAAGATGGTGTTTAAATAAGAACCTGGTTCAGGAGATTGTATAagtatgaaataaaaagaaaatgtgggGCCAGGAATAGAAACATATGCAGGAAAAACAAGGTTATATACCCTCTACAGAATAGAATTTGGAGAATACATATGGCTATACAACTAGTTATATAAAGGAATGCTTTGTAATTTTTGCTTTTCAGGAATGAAGTTGTATATGTTATTTGCAAGAAGCAAGAAGAGAAATAACTGGCAACACAGAGGAGTATTGTAAAGACAGGAAGTGAAAGAAGAACAAGTTGGTTGTAGATGTATAATAATGTTTATTGAAGCTTTATAATGGATATGTAATGAAAagaatcttttcttttccttttaaaatttaataaaaattatgggggggggggggaaatagaaaaAAAGTTTAGGTACAAGGTGCCATCTGAAAACAGAATGCTTGCCTCTGTGAATTGGGGAATCCCTTCCCTAGACACCACCTGCAACCCAAGTTTtggttgttattgctattatttttttaaaaataaataaataaaaatcaaagcatGGACTGCCCAATTAACTGGGTGGACTCTTTTAATTCATCAGGATTCAATTAAATAGAACAATTGGCTCAATAATGCAGCCATACCTCCTACCCTCTGAACCACACAAATGATACTATCAAGCAACTGTGTATGCTATTTGCTCTTAATGTTGGAAACCCATTTTTCCAACTGATAATCTGATGTTTACCTGTTCGTTTGCTGCATAATCGGTCCTTGACATTTTCTGCCTCATGAGAGAAGAATTCTATGAGCTCATCTTCATACTCTTCAGCTATGCTCTCGCACTGCACAGTGGAACCAAGAAAGTTAGCCAAGTAGCTTTTCCACATCGCTGCTTCCCACTCCAAATGTACACTGAGCCAGCCCACCCTTCAACCCCACCAATGTTAGGCCAACTCAGGACTTCAACCATAAAACTTTAGACCATAAAGCTCCACAGAGGAGCATATTCCCAGTATATGTGGGATCAATCAGGGCAGAAAAAGCCTTTACCATGTTGACATTATATCCTCTTGTTTTATTCTATTCTTGTCCACTTTGTATGGGAGCCAAACATATATATCCTCACACACACTGAATTCAGACTTTGGAATTAAGAAGAAATCCCTTTCCCAAGGTTTAAATGTGATGAATGTATCTCTGAGAGACTATGCTGGTCTCTTGTAACTTCTGGGGATGCCCTCATTTAATTATAGTTTTATTGttcatattttaaccaaattaaatttaaatattttacatgcaagattattatgtaatttatttttatgttgtacttttattatgctCTTCCTACATGCTGTATTGTGTTTTGATACTTTGTATGCAAATGGTCTAAGCATTAATAAATAATTGATTGAAATTATAACCTCTAAAGCTATTCCTACCATTTCAGAAGGATAGGCAATTTCTGAATGTAAACCATGCTAATTGTGAAGGTCAGTGATCCCTTTCAACAGTCAAGGGAGAGCCTGTGAGCCTGCAGATTTTGGTGGGATGCAATTCCTACCCACTGTGACcgctagccatgctggctggggccaGTGGGAGCCATATATATCTGCAGGACCACAGATTTTCCACCCCTGTTTTATATACTTCTTTTAGTCTGTCTGATGTAGCCAGTTTCTGTTCTTAATGGCAGTGAATAATACAGGCAGTAGTagtctgtttttccccctcattATTCTTGCATGTGGTGCAGCTGGTCCAGCTCTGTTGCTAGAATTATGATACCAAAGATCAGCAATATTGTCACCACAGCCCAAGGATGCATAACATTTTGATTCTGAGGGCAACATCCAATGTTGGATGGGAAGCTACACATACAAACATCTCACACATACAGTTTTCTGCCCCCATTTCTCTGGCATACACATCTCAGCCCATGGGGATGGGAAGGTTTAGTCCTCCTCTCCCTACTCCTTATGATGAACGGAACAGAAGTAGgtgatgagaaaaagaaagaacatgtCTATCCTGATGAAATCCTCCATCATCAGGCcacctgttcttcctcttgctaaacagcaacaagaaaataGTGGTCTGAAAAATGGGATCATTGGGAGTCGCAACaggtttttctcccctcccccaacAATCTCCACTGAAATCACAGTTTCCCACCACTGACAGCATTAAGAAAACAGTGACTTTGGAAATGCAATCACTTGAGGCTGGAAGAGGCTTCCACTTTTCCTGGCTGAGAACACTGCCATGGCACTGCTAATTACAACAGCAGAACAGCCCCATCATCACCCCCACTATGTCCACCAGAGGGGcattggggggaaatgggtgtgAACTGCACCTGGCACAGCAATGGGTCACAGATTATGCATGCTCAAGTAAAACATTCAGAAGGAGGATCACAGCCAGGAGCATCCTGCACAGaagtatttttttctctcctggtAGCCCAAATTTACAGGAATAGTCCCTAACCCAACTTCACTCTCTGTATTACTTACTGCAAACTTCAGGCTTGATGTCACATCACCATCAATTTTGGTTTCGGAAAGGTCCATCTTGGTTCCATCGTGAGAGATGACCCTCACATAGTTTTTCCGGTGGGTGGAGGGGTCCACTTTCTCTCCATAGTCATTCATCCTCTCACAGATGCGCTCCAACAGTTCTGTCAAGTGAGCTTCAGACCTAGCATAGGGCACCTACAAGAGAAGGAACATAGCCAGAGAGGCAGATGGCAAAAGTTGCACAATCACTACCATTATGAGAGGAAAAACCCAATTTGTTTCCCTGCTAGTTTCTGGAGATTCAGCTTCTGACTCATATCTTTATAGCTGTTTTACTCAACCTACCACTGAGAGTAGTCAATCATTTTGCTACTGTATAAATTGGACTACACTACATAGTTTCCTAATATCAtcacagaaatggaaagaaaaaaaatgaagtgacAATGCCAAAAGGAGCCTATAAAGCTCCCCACTTCACTGTTGGAGCTAGGAATATACAAATGCACTAGCAACCCTGTGGTAACTTTTACAATTCAGTGTACAGTGGACTCTtagtatacgctggggtttggttccaagatcccccatgtataacaaaatccgtggatgctcaagtcccattaaatataataacatagcaaaatggtgtcccttataaaaaaatggaaaatcaagggttgatatttgaaatttatactttttgggaacattttcaaaccgtggatgcttggatccgtgtataaaaaatctgtgtataagatccatggagatcttggaaccaaaccccaacgtataacaagggtccactgtataagcatCCATACTGTAAGCATAGGCCTTCAACTATGTCTCTGGTGGGGATCTATAGGTCTTAGAGAGAATCTCAATTGGTATGGGCCTCCACATCATTTAAGATCAGTGACCTTAACAAGGATGATTTAGAATTGCTTAAGGGTAAGCAGGACTTTGTCAGTCAGAGCTCCAAGACTCTGGAATTAGTTGCCCAAGAAGTAGTATCATgaaattttcattattttctttcaacAGTATAAACAGATAATATTATGGAGTTTTACAATCTGGTATTGCCTCATTCTCAATGCATGAAATCAAAATCTTTCAAGAAGCTATTATGAAAGTTGTGCTGCATCAAGTACAGAGTTCTGTCATTTGAGGAGGTCagagttagttcaaaacacatcTCCAAAAGGTGCTAAAGTCCCTAGGAGGACTGACCAAAGCTCATGTATTATTCACATGGTCAATACAAACATATCAGGATTCTATAATGGTACACCCAAATACAGCTTTGTTTAGGTAGCCTTTAAGGGGCAAGAGCTAGgttgattttatattattttttcagCTTTATTTGTTTGCAGCAAATATGGCTGCAACTGTTTAATTTATTAATTCCTTAAGAGTAATTATTAATCACTGTTGTTCACACTAAGGTTCCCAAAGCAATGTATaataaagtgtattttaaaattattttcaatcaaattcaattttaaaaaccagttttaaaaaccaaagagCATATGGAATAATACAATTCTGACATATTCTTAAATCTTTGTTTTTGTCTTATCTTTTCTGTTACTCTAATCTGTCTCAAGGTTTTCAGCAATGATGgaatattaacacacacacacacacaaaattaaatgttttaaCCATATTCAGCATAAAATGCTGGCCATTATCCTGTCTCTCTGTGGAGCAGGAACAGTTTCTCCACACACTGAAAATAAATCTGGGGAAGGAATTCAAATGGGAAAAAATTTAATATTACCATTATCTTTCACCATATGTTTAAAGTAACAGCCCATGGCTAATATACTTTCCATTACTCTGACTTCCTATCTTGATAATTAAAACAGAAGCCTTGACAATTCAAGTACTCTAAAACAAGTATGAAATGTGTTACCTCTACAATGGACTGACTTCCATCTGGGTTGATGCGAAAGGAACCAATCTGGATGGTTTTCTTGGGATCTACCTGAGAAATTTCCCACTCCAGCTCATCCACCAGGGCCCGACATGCTTAAAGCAAGAAGAGATAACATTTAGGAAGCACTAAGGTTGTTGCAGTCAGAAACTaagaaattatattattatataattatatgacTATAAGAAATTGTTAGAATTAgaactggaaaatgaaattgttaaAGATACCATGGTTAAATGGGCTAGATATATTGGTCACAGCATTCAATTAGATCAATGGGAACATATCTGGACGAGAGGATTGAGATATACAGCCTCTCAAAGTATAAAAGAAAACTGGTATAAGATGTTTTACCATTGGTATTTAACTCCGGAGAGATTAGCTACaatctacaaaaataaaaataataaatgttggaaatgtgggggaCACAGTAGGAACATTTATACACTGCTGGTGGaactgcaaattttaaaaaaatggaaacaaatcgGAGAAATAATTTGCAAAATATTTCATATTGATCTAAAATTAAGACCAGAATGCTTCCTATTAGAAATTTTTGAGAGTGAAATTGAAAAAGTACGGAAAGCAGCTTTTGTATATGAAGGCTATGGCAAGAACTGTAGTAGCGCCAAAGTGTAAAACAAAAGAGATTCCAAATAAAGAGGAATGGTTAATGAAATTAATAGAAATAATAGAGATGGACAAACTGACTCAAATTCTAAAAAATAACTCTGAGTAAAATCAAAGAAGATTGGCATTTAGTTTTTGTATATATGAGGAAGCAATGGGGGGAGATATCTTCTTAAGAAGTGATTTTTCTGAAACTTTGACTATGACAAATTAATAGGAATGATTTGTAGATAAAATAGTGCAAGTATCTGCTGAAGGAGCATTGCATTCGGAAGGGAGAGAAATACATTTTGTACAGATATATAACGAAACAGGTGAAGAGTAGTGAATAGAAACATATATGGGAAACTGAAAGTATATTTATAAGGAATACACAAAGTAACAGGTTAAACTGTAGAGGATGGAAGCCACAAGTTTATGTGTGATTGTGGGGTTAAGGAGGTAGTGGAAGATTTTagcatgtacagtgcgcccgcgccatacgcgggcgcgccattgTATGTTAGTATTTGTATGTCCATGTATTCCAGTCTTGTTTTAGTACGTTTATATGTTCAGATGATTGTGACTGTGATATATgtgcaaataaaattttaaagataattttaaaaaagaaagaaacagactaAGTCAAAAACAATTAGTAAAAAGACAGATTCAAGGTGAATTggttataaacatttaaaaatcatttccatATCTTCCCATCTTACTATGAGGATGAACTAAATCATCTTCATGTACTAAGCAGCCTGATGATTACAACCAAAGAGCTCAGGGGAAAAAACATTCTACTCAGCTTCAGCTCTAATGGGTTTCACTGCACCCTTCCAACTCAACTCAGTTAGTTGACATCAAGGGATCATACCCAACTGCACCTCCTTCTTTCCATTACACAAACATTAACTCTGAGATTCACTACTAATGTTGGGAGCATTCCCCAAATTAGGCTGCTAAACAAATGTTGGAACATCCCCCAAATTTGGCTGCTaaacaaatgtatttttcaaaacaTCCCATGGAAAGGTACATATGCCTGAGAACAATTTATTCAGCAAATCCTGAACAGAAGATTTACAACCTAGGTTAGATAGGCAAGAGATACATATAGTGGGGGAGAGATCAATCATGAGACAGAGGTCATATTTCTAGCTCCCAACCTGGACCATGCACCAGCTGGCTTAATAGACTTAAGGGCAACTAAATAAACCCAGCCTCTTATTCTTCCACTCTCCCTTCCCATTTGGTGTAGCAAGTCTTTAATCAGTTACTGAAGCAACAGACACTGCCTCTAGGTCAAGAAGCACATACTGTATGTGTTTCTTAAAAACTGAGTTTTTAGGAGGCAGGCCCAATATCCTTCCTTTTCATGTTGTGGCTGTTAAAAATGCTTGTGTGTGTTGTTATGCATCCTGTTGTGGTGCATGAAGCTTGCACTGAGTTTACTATTCCACTCACCCACCAAGGTTGCTGCATGAAAATGGCACATTacaaaaggcattttaaaatttacttaatttatattctgcctttctcttacTATAGGGGCTAAGGCATCTGACaatgcaaatggggggggggggagggaggaaattaaACCAAATCCAAAAGTTATAAAGTCAGAGACAAGTTAAAAAGCAAATGAATAAACTGTCATATTACTACTGAATTTAAAATAGGTGAAGCCACTTCAAAATATAACAATGAAttggaaagaaattttaaaaaatggaaatgtctGTTTAAACAACCATGTTGAATAACCAGCTAATGGCTGGCCAAAGCAAAGAAGAGAGGGAACCTTCACTGGcagagaattccacagcctgggaataGCCACTAGAACAGCCCTCTCTCATATCCTTATCAAACATGCTTCCAATGGTGGAAGTACTAACCAAAAGGCTTCTCCTGAAGGATCTCAAAATTAAGGCAGGTTCATACAGAGACATATGATCTTTCAAATACAGCAAACCTTTGCTATcaactgggttttggttccaggaccccccgtggaagccaaaatccatggatgttcaagtcccattatatacaatggaaagtaaaattgtgtcccttatagaaaatgggaaaattgaagtttcctttttttaaatttatatacttttaaaaatattttcaagctgcagatgcatgaatctgtggataaaaaaaaaccatggatagaCTTAGGTCTATAGGGTATAGGGCTTAATACGTCGTAAGCAGATATGGTgcaaacaagagagagggccttcccaGTGGTTGCTGCCAAGTATTAGAACTCCCTACCTGGCGTGGCTCCCTCCTTGTCATATGAAACATTTTATTTGGTGGTATTAGGCTAATAGTGTACTGCTTTCTTTATCTTCTGACTTTTAATGGATGACAAATAGTCTTAATTCTATAACAGGTCTGCACAACACACAGCCTGGGGCCGCATGCGGCctaccaaaggattttgggtggcctgcTGGGATGTGGAataacttcaaggctcctccgcCACTAAGGAGAGGGCCAtacagagaaggaagaggaagggcgaacactcaccctgcaaggctTCTCCATCACCTGGCTTTCTCTTGAGGAGGTCTGgcgatggaggaagaggagggcacaTGAACGCTCACCCTACAAGGTTCCTCCACGGCTTGGTTTTCTCTCAAGGAGAAGGccgagatggaggaggaggaagatggccAAATGCtagccctgcaaggctcctccactgccctgctttgtctggagaagaatgggaaaatgctcatcctgcaaggctcctcctttgcccagctttctcTTGAGAAGGCTGGGTGGCAGAGGAATAGGGGCAAATGCTCACCCCTCAAGACTCCTCCATCACTCAGCCTTCTCCCAGGGAGACGTCCAGAAGTGGATGAAGACAGAAAAGGcaccataaaaaagaaaagcaggtcAATAtttttcagcaaaccttttgttaaaaaaacTGACAATAAGCAATGGTGAAATGAAACAAGCTGATCAGGTAAGGCTTACGCAAGTAAAGAAGAACATTTTTAACTTTCTAGAAATTATTTGATAGCTTATTTCAAAGTACATTCAGGGTAATTTTTCCTCTGCACCAGCCTGTACTTTGTTTTTGATTTGC from Sceloporus undulatus isolate JIND9_A2432 ecotype Alabama chromosome 2, SceUnd_v1.1, whole genome shotgun sequence includes the following:
- the CNPY2 gene encoding protein canopy homolog 2 isoform X2 — translated: MNSWISNMACLSAVFLLLLSGAFARRSQDLRCGACRALVDELEWEISQVDPKKTIQIGSFRINPDGSQSIVEVPYARSEAHLTELLERICERMNDYGEKVDPSTHRKNYVRVISHDGTKMDLSETKIDGDVTSSLKFACESIAEEYEDELIEFFSHEAENVKDRLCSKRTDLCDHALHLRHDEL
- the CNPY2 gene encoding protein canopy homolog 2 isoform X1, with amino-acid sequence MMTKGWNRRKRLWHLPTLTKMNSWISNMACLSAVFLLLLSGAFARRSQDLRCGACRALVDELEWEISQVDPKKTIQIGSFRINPDGSQSIVEVPYARSEAHLTELLERICERMNDYGEKVDPSTHRKNYVRVISHDGTKMDLSETKIDGDVTSSLKFACESIAEEYEDELIEFFSHEAENVKDRLCSKRTDLCDHALHLRHDEL
- the CNPY2 gene encoding protein canopy homolog 2 isoform X3; this encodes MVPFLSSSTSGRLPGRRLSDGGVLRACRALVDELEWEISQVDPKKTIQIGSFRINPDGSQSIVEVPYARSEAHLTELLERICERMNDYGEKVDPSTHRKNYVRVISHDGTKMDLSETKIDGDVTSSLKFACESIAEEYEDELIEFFSHEAENVKDRLCSKRTDLCDHALHLRHDEL